The genomic segment CTGGGAATCCTGACTTGGTGATACCTGAGTACAAAGTGGGCGGCGGGCGGGCAGACTACGCCCTACTCAGTGATGGCAAACCCACTGTGATGGTGGAGGCGAAGAGCCTGGAATCGCCTCTGCAAAATGCGCTCAGTCAGGGCATTGGTTACTGCCTGGAGCAGGGGACCCCCTACTTCTCAATCACTGATGGTAGGCGTTGGGAAATTTATGAAACCCACAAACCCGTCCCCATAGCCGAGAAGCGGATAGTCCAGTTTGATTTGAAGGACGGGTCGGCTGCCGAAGAGTGCTTGAAGACCTTGGCGTTGTGGAGACCCAACGTGGGTTCAGGCCAGATTGCCCCTGGGCAAGCTCTAGTTGTCGTGCCGACTCCCAACCGGTCTGCTCAGCCGAAATCTCTGATTTCCACTTCTCCATCGCCGCCTCCAAGCCCGGATGAATGGCAGGCAATATCGGTGTTGAATCCAAAAAAAGGCTCTCGTCCGGTAGCAGTCCAGTTTCCTGACAATTCGTTCAGCCCACCAATTAAGACGTGGAAATCGTTAATGGTCGAAATCACGCGCTGGCTCGTAAAGGGCAATTACCTTAAGACAAGCGACTGTCCTATTCAGAAGCCACGGAGCAAAAAAAGATACGTAGTGTCTACCACACCTGTTCATCCGAGCGGAGACCCCTTCAGGAATGGTGCCCAAGTGGAATCATTACATGTTGAGACGCACGCCAGCGGCGAAGATATCGCTAAAACTGCTCGACTCATCATTGAGCGTGTAGGCCAAGACCCAGCGCAATTCAAAGTGCGGTTTTCCTGACGGCGGAGACACGCGAGGCTGTGCGGTCGGGGATGCGGTAGGCTATACTATTTCTCCGTGCTGCGGCCCTCCGCAATCCAGAAGAATCCGGCGTCGGCGTGGTTAAATAATCCCCTCTTTCTCCAGATCCTTGACCGCCTCGGGACTCAGACCCAGCAGGTCCTGATACACCTCGGCGTTATGCTGGCCCAGGAGCGGGGCGGGTTTGAGGTCGAGCGGCGAATCGTCCAGCTGGACCGCGCAGGTCGGCATCGTGATCTCACCCCGGGTGGGATGCTCGACCGTTGCCACCATGCCCCGCTCGCGCAGGTGAGGGTCGCTCAGGATGTCCTGGGAATCGAACACCGCGCCGCACGGAANNNNNNNNNNNNNNNNNNNNNNNNNNNNNNNNNNNNNNNNNNNNNNNNNNNNNNNNNNNNNNNNNNNNNNNNNNNNNNNNNNNNNNNNNNNNNNNNNNNNNNNNNNNNNNNNNNNNNNNNNNNNNNNNNNNNNNNNNNNNNNNNNNNNNNNNNNNNNNNNNNNNNNNNNNNNNNNNNNNNNNNNNNNNNNNNNNNNNNNNNNNNNNNNNNNNNNNNNNNNNNNNNNNNNNNNNNNNNNNNNNNNNNNNNNNNNNNNNNNNNNNNNNNNNNNNNNNNNNNNNNNNNNNNNNNNNNNNNNNNNNNNNNNNNNNNNNNNNNNNNNNNNNNNNNACGTGTTGACCGCGACCGGTTTTGTCGCGCTGGAGCAGGGCCGACAGGATGCCGACCGCGCAGTGCAGGCCGGTGCCGGTGTCGGCGATGGTTGGGCCGGGCTTGATCGGCGGTCCGCCCGGCAGGCCGGTGATGCTGATCGCACCGCCGGTGGCCAGAGCGGCCGAGTTGAAGCTCTTATAGCTGCTCCACGGACCGTAGGTGCCATAGCCCTTGATCGTCGCGTAGACGAGGCGGGGATTGATCTCGCTGAGGGCCTGGTAGCCCAGCCCCAGTTCCTCCATCGTGCCCAGCGAGAAATTTTCGATCACCACATCGACCTGGCGGGCCAGCGAGCGGAACAGGTCTTTGCCCGACTCGGACTTGAGATCGAGGGTGATGCCGCGCTTATTGGCGTTCAGCAGCACAAACAGATACGAGTCCATATCCGGCTTGTCACGCACGAAGCTGCGGCCCGGCTCCCCCCGGCCCGGCGGTTCGAGCTTGATGACATCGGCGCCTAAAAAGGCCAGCAGCTCGGTGCAGGCCGGTCCGGCTTCGTAATGGGTCAAATCGAGAATGCGAATATGGTCGAGTGCCGACATGGGACCTCCCCCTGTTCCACTGGCGCTTCAGTCGGGCCAGCTTACCACCTCACAGGTCGGACTGCCAAGCTTGCAAAAGTACGCGGTCAAGGAAATAATCAGCCTCACACAGTTTAGCGAAGGAGAGGAAACATGGCCCAGCCCAAATATGACCGCAAAACGCAGGACGTTGGCAACATCATCGGCATGGAACACGTCAATGTGACGGTTCCCGATCAAGAACTCGCCCTCCGCTTCTACATCTCAGGACTCGGCCTGACCCGCGACCCGTATATGATGGTCGGACCGGAAAACATGTGGGTCAATGTTGGCGAGCAACAGTTCCACCTGCCCACCCGCGACCCGCAGGTGCTCACCGGCTGTATCGGTCTGGTCGTGACCGACCTCGACGCGCTGCAACGGCGGCTGACCAGACTCGAAGACAAATTGACCGGCACGGCCTTTGGCTGGAAGGCTCGCAAAGACTATGTCGAGGTGACCTGCCCGTGGGGCAACCAGATCCGCTGCCACGCCCCAGGTCCAGAGTTTGGCGATATCAGCCTGGGCATGCCCTACGTGGAGGTATCGGTCAAACCCAGAACCGCCCGGGGCATCGCCGACTTCTACCGCACGGTCATGCACGCCCCGGCCACGGTGGTCAAAGACGGGCAGGGCACGATGGCCCAGGTCGGCATGGGCTGCTCCCAGGTGCTGCGCTTCCGGGAAACCGACCAGCCCCTGCCCGAGT from the Desulfurellaceae bacterium genome contains:
- a CDS encoding CoA transferase; this encodes MSALDHIRILDLTHYEAGPACTELLAFLGADVIKLEPPGRGEPGRSFVRDKPDMDSYLFVLLNANKRGITLDLKSESGKDLFRSLARQVDVVIENFSLGTMEELGLGYQALSEINPRLVYATIKGYGTYGPWSSYKSFNSAALATGGAISITGLPGGPPIKPGPTIADTGTGLHCAVGILSALLQRDKTGRGQHV
- a CDS encoding CoA transferase; translation: PCGAVFDSQDILSDPHLRERGMVATVEHPTRGEITMPTCAVQLDDSPLDLKPAPLLGQHNAEVYQDLLGLSPEAVKDLEKEGII